In the genome of Halodesulfovibrio sp., the window TTGAGGTCGAAGTGTTCGCGCAGGTAGCTGGAAACTTCTTCAACTTCGTTCTGGCGCATAAGACCGTTATCTACAAAGATGCAGTGGAGGCGGTGACCGATTGCTTTGTTCAAAAGAACTGCAACAACGGTGGAGTCGATACCACCGGAAAGACCACAAACCACGTTGCCTTCAGGACCAACAGTTTCCTGACAATCTTTAATTACAGCATCAATAAAGCCGGACATAGTCCAGTCTGGTTTGATGCCAGCAATTTTGAAAAGGAAGTTGTTAATCATGGTGTCGCCACCCTCAGAGTGGTGCACTTCCGGGTGGTACTGGAGAGCGTAGATGTTTTTTTCTACACACGCCATCGCGGCAACTTCGAGAGTTTCTGTAGAGCCAATAACTTCGAAGGAAGGTGGCACAGATTTAACCTGATCGCCGTGAGACATCCATACACGTAAAGATTCTTCACGGTTAAGATCAGCAAAGAGAGGGCAGTCTGCGGTCATGTTAAAGTCCGCAGGGCCGTACTCGCGTGTTTCAGAGCTTGCAAGTTCGCCACCCAGATTGTGGGCGAGAAGCTGCATGCCGTAGCAGATACCGAGTACTGGTACGCCAAGTTCGAGCAGACCCATATCGAGAGTTGGTGCTTCGTCATCACCAACGCTTGAAGGACCGCCGGAAAGGATTACAGCGGAAGGATTCATTGCTTTGACTTCTTCGGCTGTAACGATGCAAGGGTGAATTTCAGAGTATACGCCTGCTTCGCGTACGCGACGCGCGATAAGCTGAGTAAACTGAGAGCCGTAGTCAACAATAATGACTTTGCTAAGTGCGTCCATAATGTCCTCTAAAAAGAGAGATTAGTTCTCAACTCGGTAGTTGGGAGCTTCTTTTGTAATGATAACGTCGTGAACGTGAGATTCACGCAGACCTGCAGCAGAAATTTCTACCATTTTAGAAACTTCAGGCATGTCAGTAATAGTCTTTGCGCCAATGTAGCCCATACCGGAACGGAGACCGCCCATTAACTGGTGCACGGAATCCTGTACAGGTCCTTTATATGGAACACGTCCAACAATGCCTTCTGGAACAAGCTTCTTGCTCTTTTCCTGGAAGTAACGGTCAGAGCTACCAGCTTTCATTGCATCGATGGAACCCATGCCACGGTAGTTTTTGTAACGACGACCCTGATAGAGAACTGTTTCACCCGGGGATTCGTCTGTACCGGCGAAGAGGGAGCCAATCATGATGGAAGATGCACCAACACAAAGGGCTTTTACAATATCACCGGAGTACTTGATGCCACCGTCAGCAATGATATGGCGACCAAATTCTTTAGCAGCTTTGCAGCATTCCTGAACAGCTGTAATCTGTGGAACACCAACACCAGCAACAATACGGGTTGTGCAGATAGAACCAGGTCCAATCCCAACCTTAACGGTGTCTGCGCCAGCTTCGAACAATGCTTTTGCGCCTTCGTAGGTTGCAACGTTACCTGCAATGATCTGTGCATCAGGGAACTCGGTGCGGATAGATTCTACAGCTTTAAGAATATTTAATGAGTGACCGTGAGCGGAGTCGAGAACGAGCACGTCTGCGCCTGCATCAAGCAGAGCTTTCGCACGTTCTTTACAATCTGCGCCTACACCCAATGCTGCTGCCACACGCAGACGACCATTTTCATCTTTACATGCGTTAGGATATTTAATTTCTTTTTCAATATCCTTCATGGTGATGATGCCCTGCAAGTGGTTGTCGCTGTCAACTACGAGCACTTTTTCAATGCGGTGCTTGTGCAGGTGCTCTTTTGCCTGCTCCAGAGTTGTGCCAACAGGAACAGTTACCAGCTTGTCTTTTGTCATCATTTCAGAAACGAGCGTGGTGTCTGGGTCGTCAACAAAACGGACGTCACGGTTTGTTATAATACCGACAAGATTGCCGTTTTCAACAACCGGAAGACCGGAAATTCTGTAAGTAGACATAACTTCGAGAGCCTGAGTGATGGTCAAGGAAGGCTCAACAGTTACTGGATCAAGAATCATTCCGGATTCTGATTTTTTTACTTTTTCTACTTCAAGGCACTGCTGCTCAAGCGGCATGTTCTTGTGAACAACGCCGATGCCACCGTGTCTTGCCATCGCGATAGCCATGTCAGATTCGGTGACGGTATCCATTGCTGCTGAAATCAGCGGAATGTTCAGTGCGATGGAATTAGTGAGCTGAGTGGATAAGTCCACCTGATCCGGCGTGGCTTCAGAATAACCAGGAAGAAGCAACACGTCGTCAAAAGTCAGTGCTTTGCCTAAGATTACGCTCATGGTGTGGGTCTCCAAATTCGTTTTGGGTAGCTATTAAAAAAGGCCACAGTAGCGTAAATTCACGCATTTAACCGGCCTGGAGTTCAGTACTTTCTTCCCTAGCAAGTAGGCGGATAGTACTTTAGGTAATCCCGTTAGCGTATGCGTCCTTTAGGTCTATGTCAACGCTTATTATACTTTTTATATGGTAGTGAAACCGATACCGAGCATTATATCACAAAAAAAAGAAAATATACTTTGATACAGCATGAGACATAACCTTGATACGCTGCGGGACAACCTATGCAAAAAGCGCATTGCAAGTGCAATGCGCTTTTGAAATTAGAAAAACATCAGCATGTTATTTTTTATCAAGTTCTTTTTGTGCTGCTATCTTAAGATGATTTTCAGCAGCTGATTCAACAATTTTCTGGAACTGTATTTTACCCTCGGCAGGTTTATCCAGATAGTATGTAAGCAGTATGCCTAAATTATACCGAGCGGAAGGATCGTCCGCGATGCTCAAAGATGTTTCAAATGCTTTGGCAGCGTTGGTGTAACTTTCCAGTTTAAAGTTCGCCATGCCGAGCATGTAGAACAGGTGGGCGTTACTAGGCTGAGCTGCAATGCCGCGCTGGATAAACTTACGCGCCTGACTGTATTCCCCGTCTTCCATGAAGTGTCGGGCAATTTCTTCAATCAGTTTTACATTATTTGCATCTTTTTTGAGTTTCCCCATCAAGTCTGCAATATGTGCTGAATTGTCTGGTTTAGACTGTTCTGAGGTGGCATTGCGTGACTGTACAAAGTTGGTCAGACTCGGGTGATTCGTACGGTAGACACCAGAGGTGACCAGCATTGCTGCGAATCCCAAAAGGATTGCCGCAATGAATATTTTTGCAGCGGCGTTCGGCTGCTTCATTGGAGTTTTAGTCATTCATTAACTCCATTTGGCGAATGCGTTTGCTGAGTTCGCAATGCTTACGGGCAATAACAAAAAGGTAACCTGCAATGCCTACCCATACTGCAACATTAGCCATGAGGAGCCAGTTGGAGCTTTCCATGATGAATCTCCTTGTGTGCCTCGTAAAATAAGGCGGTTATATTTCGTCGTGTGTTGTTAAGTTATCAATTCGGTCAGACAACGCCATCTGTGAAGATCGAATCCCCACAAGAGCAGCCCAGATAAGACCGAAGCAGAGAACGCAGACAATAACAGTAAGTTTCATTTCCGGTTCCAGCCCACCTGTCTTGCTGTTGAATACAGCAGGGTGGATGGAGCGCCAAAGGCGTGCGGAAAGAAATACAAGAGGTACGTCGATAAAAGCGGCAATGCCGACAACAGAGCTGACTACCGCTTTGCGTTCTGTCGAAAGGGACATGGAGCGCAGGATAAGATAGCCTGCGTAAACGAACCACATAACAAGGGTTGTTGTTAAGCGAGGGTCCCATGTCCACCAGACGCCCCAGCTGTGGCGTCCCCAGATCATTCCGGTAACAAGTGCAAGCCCGCTGAAAAGAACACCTACTTCAGCAGAGGCGGCAGCAAAGTTGTCCCAGAATCGTTTACGGGTTTTGAGGTACAGAATGGAGGCAATGAATACACAGAAGAAGCTGAAGAGTGACCACCACGCCAGCGGCAGATGGGTGTAGAACACCTTCTGCACAATGCCCATAACCTGTTCAACAGGGGCATACTGGTAGATGAGGTACTGGCTCAACGCCATTGCCGGTGCGGCTAAGAGTGCCACAGGTGCTATCCATTTTGTTCGCATCATATCCTCTGTAACTGTTATATGCGTATCTGACATTTTTTGAATAAGAAAACAGTCAGTTACTGATAAAGTGCTTCCTATCCTTGCGAGCGTAATACGGCGAACATGTCCGTATTCTATTCTTCGCCGCTGTAAACAAAGCCGAAGAGCAATAGCCCAGCTGCTCCGAATAGTGCGTCGAAGGCACAGGCGATGCCAAGCCAGTCGCCAAAGCCTTCCGGAATGATTCCGGAAAATGCAGCGGAGCCGATACGCACGCCTGCAAGCAATATAGGAATAAGCAACGGGAACAGAATGATAGAGAGTAAAGACTCTTTTGCAGCCTGTCCCTGAGAAAGCGCACCAAGCAGCGCGCCGAGCAAAATTAATCCAAGGTCAATAGCAAGGAGCATTGCCAACCCTATGTGCCATAAATGAGACACGGATTGACCAAGGAAGACAATTGTTGCTGGCAAAAATACTGCCTGAGCACATAAAAGAAGAATAAAGCCGCCCAATGCCTTACCAATCCAGACTGCCTGCACAGGCGCTGGGGAAAGAAGTAAGCCGAAACGGGCACCGTTTTGTTCTTCCAGACTGAATAATGTATTGAAAACAAGTACCTGACAGAAAACTGATGCCAGCCAGAATATGGCAGCAGCAGCCTGTGCACTCATTTTTTCACCGATCTGTTGGGATAAACTGAATACAAAGATAAGCAGTAAGCCGAGTAAAAGCGCCTGAATAAGACCTGTGCCTCGCGCAAGCACGAGTTTAAGATCTTTTGCAGCTATTGAAACAGCAGCCCTTAGCATACCGCCTCCGGTGTGTAGCCTTGTGCTTGACCAAAGTACTCTACCTGCTTGTCGCGGATAGCAAGTACATTGTCAGCACGTACAAGGTCAGCAGCAACCGAATGGCTGATCCAGACTAATCCTGCACCGCGCTCTTTTGCCGCAGCAATCTCGTTGTGCAAGATGCCCATAGAACGGACATCCAACCCAGTTCCCGGCTCATCGAGCAGGATCAGGGACGGCTGAAGTAAGAACACGCGAGCAAGATTCAAGCGCTGCGCCATGCCTCGAGAAAAACAACCGGCGCGCTCAAAAGCAAAACGTTTCAGCTCTACACGGTCAAGTGCGTTCAGCAAGGTTTTCTCGTCCGTCTTTTGCCCATGCAGGCTAGACCAGAATGACAAGTTTTCAATGGCTGACAAATCAGGATAGATAAAGGTTTGATGCCCTACATATCCAATTTTATTGTTTTCTACTGTAAGCTCAACGTTTCCGGCGGTAGGCTCGGAAAGTCCTGCCATAATCTTGAGCAAGGTCGATTTACCAGCACCGTTAGGACCAGCCAGCAATGTGACAGTGCCTGATTCAATAGTGCAGGAAACGTCCTTGATAATTAGACGGTTGCCATACATTTTGGCAACCTTGTCCAGTTTAAGCAGCATCCGTTACCTTTTCAGATTTTCGGAATCGGGTGAACCCGATGAACGGGAAGAGACACATAATCGTACCACCAATCCAGAACCAGTTAACCATAGGCTCAATACTTAATGTAACTGTGATGTTACCTTGAGTGTCTGCGCCTAACAGAGATGAGTATAACTCTTCTCCAAAGGACGGAATGATAGATACTTCTGCGAAGGATCTGTTTTTACCGAATTTATGGTAAAGGCGGCGCTGAGGCTCAAGTGTACCTATGAGCTTGCCGTCTTCATAAACATCAATGTCAGCTTGAAGGAAGATGTATTCCCTTGCTTCGCCTTCATACAGCTCTTTGTACTTGAAGGTATATCCTTCAAGAGTAACTGTCTCACCGCGTTTAATCTGTGTTTGCAGTTCCTGCTTGTATGGTCCGGAGAATGCAATACCGATGACGATAAGCGCTACCCCGAGGTGTACGCCGTATGCACCGATGGCACGGTTGCTTTTGCGTGTAGAGGCATCCGTTGCGAACAACAACACGATACCAACAATACAGGCCGCAGCGGAAGCGACAGCAAGGATTGAAACAGGAATTGTGTATCCGGAAAGGTACATAGCAACACCTGTCACAACAAAAACTACGCTTACCGCACCGAACATGATGCCGCTTTTAACGCCGCCGTTCCATTTCATCCAAGGGCAGATCATAAGCAGTACAGAAATGATTGCTGCCAAAGGCATGCAAACGCTGTTGTAGAACTTCTGGTCTAAACCTTGCGGGTTTTCTGTGAAGAACTTGGAGAAAACCGGCCACATAGTGGCGATAAGAATGATAACGCCCAGTGCAATAAGGAACCACGCAGCAACCAGCAGCAAACCTTCACGGCTGAAAAGTTCTGCCATAGGTTTTGCTTTTGGATTTTTACTCGTGATTGCTGCAAACAAGGACAGCACGGTGAAGAATATAATAAAAATGAGCAGTGGCGTTCCAACGCTACCACCGCCGAATGCATGCAGAGATTCAACAACACCACTACGGACAAGGTAGGTTGCAAACAACGCAGAAATACTTGTGAGTGCAACAAGGAAGGTGTTTGTTCTGTGCAGCTTACCGCGACGGGTTTCGATAACGGAGGTATGCAAAAATGCAGAGCCTACAAGCCACGGAATAAGAGAGGCGTTTTCTACAGGGTCCCATGCCCAGTAACCACCCCAGCCGAGTTCCATGTATGACCACCAGCAACCGAGGATAATACCTGCGGTAAGGGTGAGCCATGCAAAAAGAATCATGTTGCGGGAAGCATCTGTCCAGCTGTCTTCGTTATGCTGACTTCTGTTCAACGCCTGTGCTAGAGCAAGGCAGCTTGGAATGGTAAAGCCACCGTAGCCAAGGAATAACAATGGCGGGTGGAAGATCATACCAGGGTTCTGCAACAGCGGGTTCAAACCGTTACCGTCAGCAGGAATAGGGCTGATGAGGGTAAATGGGTTTGACCATGTAGTCAGTAGGAATAAGAAAAAGCTGGTAAAGGTAAAGAAGAGCATCCAGAACCACATTTTAGTGCCATCTGAAAGCGCTTTGTATGCGTTAGTATAAAGAAAAATCATGCCGCATAACGCAACAGACCATGCCCAGAACAGTAATGAACCGGCTTGTCCTGCCCAAAAGGCGGTTACGCGATAAAAAAGTGGAAGGTCGAGGCTGGTGTAGCTTGCGACATAGTAGTTTGAAAAATCAAAATTAACCAGCGCCCATAAAAGAATGGATGAACTTACAGTGATGAGCGTTGTTATCATCATCTGTGAGGTTTCAATCCAGTGCAGCAGGGTAGAGCGCCCCTGCCAAATCTGCAATGCAGCGACTGCGCCGAAGCCAAGGGCAAACAGCAAAGACGCTACCAGCAGCAAAAATGCTAAGAGATGCATAATGCTCCTTCAGCCGGTATAACGGCAGCGTGGGGGAAGTAGTACGGAGAGAATAGTTTTCGGTGTGCAGCCGGTTATTCTCTATTTTTCTTTTCGTACTTCGATGGACATTTAGTCATAAGCGTACGGGCTTGAAACGCCTTGGTGGCGTTATCAATATTGCCTTCAACAATAACTTCTGCACCGGATTTAAATGTATCCGGCACTGCGCCATTGAATACAACAGGCAATACAATTTTCTTGTCGTGAGCATCTTCAAGCATAAAACTAACACCAAGACCCTCCTCATGTCGCTTGATTTCGCCTGCCTTAACGGTACCGAAAAGGCGTGCTGAGCCAAGCTGATCTGGTGTCATTGCTAATGCTTCAGAAACTTCAAGAAAATATACGCTGTTTTGTGAAAAACCGGTGAAAAGCAAGTACCCAAGACCTCCTAAAAAGAGGAACAGGGCAGCAATGTATACGCTTTTTCCGTTTTTCTTTGCCATAGTGTCTCCTGACAGTGTCTAGTTTATGGACAGATATGTCCGACAGTATCTGAGCCTTTCTCCCCCGGTTCAGATGCCTTTTCAAATAATTGGTTTGGTGCTTCATTGCAACAAATAGTTTGCAGACTATATCTGTCGGATATCCGTTGCAGGTTGCATGGAGCAACAAAAACTGTTCCTGTCAGCACGCAAAAAGCAGACTTTCTGCCGTAGCGTATCGGAACCAGTAAATATGTTATTAGTTGCTATACATTACTATTAGCGTTTAAGCAATTTCCCTTTGCCAAGCTGTTTTCGTTTTTCTCGCGCAAGGCGCTGCATATCGTCGACTCTGTCGGTTTCATCAACAATTTCTTTGCCGAGGATTTCTTCAAGCACGTCTTCCAACGATACGAGACCGCTTATGCCGCCGTATTCATCAACGGCAACAAACAGGTGGTCTCTGCGTTCCAGAAAGTTTCTGAGAACTTTGTCGAGCGTAACGGAGTCGAGCACAAAATGGACAGGGCGCATCAATTCAGTAAGCTTTGTTTCTGTGCGACCAGCTGCTAACTCTTCATAAATTGATCGGCGCATTACGATACCAATAATGTCTTCATTATCTTCAGCATAGACAGGAATACGGCTGTAATGCTTCATTTCCAATTCTTGCTGCGCTTCTTTTACTGTGAGTTCAACAGGAAGCGTGAACGAAACCGTGCGCGGCGTCATAACTTCATGCACATGTTTGTTGTCTAGCGAGAGGATATTTTGAATTGAAATAGCCTCGCTCGGTTCAATTTCACCAGCTCGACGTGAAAGGCTTACAATAGCCCTGATGTCGTCTTCCGTTGCGTTAGGCTCTGTTGCTGAAGGCGTGAGCTTTCGAGTCATCCATGAACATAGATAGATGACAGGGGTAAGCATAAATACAAGGAAATTAAGTGGTTTTGCGATAAAAGAACTTAGCTGGCGAGAATATGATACACCAAGCGTTTTCGGTAGTATTTCTGAAAAGATTAGAATGCTTACAGTGAAGCATATTGCAAAATATGGCATGTGCTCCGCGCCGTACACCTTGGTAAAAGCAGCGCCGGCAAGGGTCGCGCCAGCGGTGTTGGCAACTGTGTTCAGAGTGAGAATAGCCGTAATAGGGCGCTCAACATCACTGCGGAGTTTGAATAGAGTAGTACCGATTTTGGAACCTGTGCTACGAAGCCGTTCAATATGGCTCCATGGTACAGAATATAAAATAGCCTCAGTAATAGAGCATGTTGCCGAAATGATGATAGAAAATGCTACGGCAGTTATTAACTCAAACATGTAGTTCCTTCGAATAAATTACATACACCGTCGTGGTTACGGAAATTTGTAGGATGCAACTCCTACCATAAAACGTACTGTATATATTACAATTCTGTTTCTGTTTGAAATAGCAAAAAAGCTTCAACGATGCGTACAAGGTTTGTCGGTTCAACAAGAGGACGCCTAGTTGAACTGTGATTATACATAATTATTATTAAGTTACTGGCAAGATAGCAATATAGTAACCGTGCTAAAAAAATGCAGTAGGTACAATTAGGCGAAGTGTTCCCACAATGCCAATGGCTTCAAGCTAAGCGTGACGTATAGCATGAAGCTGTGTTTTATTTTGCTCTGTTGATATACCGTTAGCAGTGCATAGTCGTTGTTGCAGAATGTCGCATCCAGCAAACAGGGGCAGTTGTCAAGAGTCTTGTGTTTCATTTTCTTGCAAAAAACAGCATGCCGTGCGAAAGAGTCGCCAACGCTACTCCAGTATAACTGATAACAGATTCTCAGGGAAAAAATAAATGGCGCACATAAAAAATATACTGCTTGATCGTGACGGTACGGTGATTGTTGACAAACACTATTTATCTGATCCTGAAGGGGTGGAACTTATTCCTGAGGGGGGTAAAGCCCTTGCCATGCTGCAACAGGCGGGAATGCGCTTGTATGTTTTGACCAATCAGTCTGGCATCGGACGGGGCTATTTTTCTGAAGATGACCTCCATGCGTGTACTGTTCGCCTTGATGAACTTGCAGAACTTTTTGGTGCCTTGATCGAAGATACTGTATACTGCCCTCATACTCCTGAAGATGATTGCAATTGCCGCAAACCACGCACAGGTATGTGGGAGCAGCTAAGTGACATGTACGGCTTAGAGGCGAAGGAATCAGTTATGATCGGTGATAAATTTGCAGATATAGAACTCGGTAAAAATGCTGGATTAGCGGCGTCTATTCTTGTTCTCACAGGCAAAGGTGAGAAAGAGCGCCAGAAGCTGGAATTGCCTGAGGTAGATGAATCCACAGGATATGTAACTGTATCGAATGAAAATGGTTGGACGCTTGCCGTTGCAAAAGATATTTCCGCAGCCGCACGCTGGATTTCCAATGCATTCGCAGCAGGGGATAAGTAAATGGATAGGATAGGCATTTGGAATACCGCCTTTCTTGGTGATGCCGTACTGACGCTTCCGCTTATTCGCACGGTGAAAGCCGCATATCCAGATTCCCCGATAGATTTTTATGTCCGAAAGGGTGTTGAGCCGTTATTTGCTGCTCAGCCTGAGTTGGATAACGTGTATGCGTATGACAAACGCGGGGCGCAAAAATCTATTTTTGCCGCAATGTCGTTTGGTCGAGAATTGGCAAAAAAAGATTATTCATTGTGGATCTCAGCGCACACAAGTTTGCGAAGCGGTGTGATTGCTCGCTGGACATCAGCCCGTACTCGTATTGGCTACAATAAACCTGCGTTCAACAACTGGCTGTATACAACAACAGTCGATAGAAAGTTTTTTGAGCTGGAAGAGATTGAACGGCTCATGCAGCTTGTTAAGCCGCTGTCTATTACAGACACTGTGGACTGGCCGGAACTGATTTTGCCGCAGCAAGCATATAATGATGCTGATGGGTACTGGAATAAGCATGTGGATTCCCCGGTGCTGGGCGTTCATCCCGGTTCTGTATGGGCAACAAAGCGTTGGCCTGCTGAATATTACGCAGAAGTAGTCGCAAAGGCTATTGAGGCAGGCGCGCAGGTAATGGTCTTTGCCGGTCCCGGTGAAGAAGCTATAGCGCAGGACGTTATAGCCCAGAGCGGTGCGGCGCAATCAGATAGATTACTCGACCTTTCCGGCTCCCTTTCCCTTGTGCAGCTTGCAGCATACTTAAATAAACTTGATTGCTATGTGACAAACGACTCCGGTCCAATGCATATTGCATGGGCGCAGCGTACGCCTGTTACCGCAATTTTTGGTCCTACAGTTCAGGAGTTAGGTTTTTATCCTCGTGGCGAATCTTCTACCGTTCTGGAAACAGAGATAGTGTGCCGTCCTTGCGGGATGCATGGTCCTAAAACATGCCCTAAAGGTCATTTTAAGTGCATGCATTCTGTGACACCGCAAATGGTGTGGGAAGACGCTAGCAAGAAACTCTTTGGGTAGGATCTGCTTCCAGCTTATATTTTCACTGTCGTTTTATAGGGTGAAAAACTGGCTAACAGTTCTGCGCATACAATGTAAAAACAGACCCTCAAAAAATTTATATACTCCATAGCTACCTTGAATCTGCTATACTGCTCTCAATTCTAAGGAGGGTTTTATGGCAGTTTGTAGTGAAATGAAAAAAGGTGATGTCTACCATTGTTCTTCATGTCATTTGGAAATTAAGGTAGAAAAAGGGTGTGCATGCAAAAGTGACGGCGACGTTGAACAACGGTGCTCTGTTCCGTTACAATGTTGTGGTAAGCCGTTGAAAAAGAAACAAGGCTAATAAGCTCGACGCTATTAGCTTCAGTGCTAGCAGAAAAAATCAGGCAAATTATGTTTCAGTACATGGTATACGCCTGATTTTTTTGTAATGTATGTACTGCATCATGCCCTTATATTTAAATAAATGGAGACCAGTGGGAGTAACGTTTAACTTGCTTCATTTGTTTGAGAAAAATATGGATTACGTCATGTTATGTTCATTTTTTCGTAACTGTGACAACATAAAAAGAGCAGAATAGAACGTTCTGCTCTTTTATTTCAGATCGTTTTTTATTCTGCCATAGCACTGGAAAAAGTACTCGATAATCAGGCGTACTTGCTCTGAATACATTCCTTTTTTGTGTTATATGTATTTTACGGCAGTGTAATAGGAAAAAAAGAACAAGAGCAGCGCGTTAGGGGCTGCTCTTTTTTTATGTCATGGAAATAATGAATAAAAAAAGAGTATACTTGTGGGATAACGATTAGGAGAAAGCCTGTGAGTATACGTAATCAAATCGTCATTGCGTTGTTGTTTATTCTTGTCGGCTGTCTGCTTGTAAATGTGAGCAGAGCGGCAGAGTCTGCCGTTCCACAAATTCCAGAAAATGCCACCAGCACACAGGTGGACGCTATTCTTGCAGGTATGAGCGATGAGCAAGTACGGGCGTTACTAATAGAAGAGCTTCGCAAAGATATTGCATCTGCTCCAGCGACGAAAACAGAGACGAATTGGGCAGCCTCGTTTTCTGCAATGCTTACAAAGGTTCACAATCGATTTGAATACTTATTCGGCGATGCTGCACAAACAGCGCAGGACATGCCGGATGTTTTGTATGACGCTGTAAGCGGAAGCGGTAAAGTTCCCTTAGAGAAGCTTGCGACGGGAATAGTGATGCTTTCACTCGTGTGGATTGTCGTCCGCTTTCTTTATCGGAAAAAGACGCAGAAGTTACGAAAAATTATTGAGACTACACCAAAGGAGTGGGGCTTTTTAAGAAAAGTTTTCAGGCTTTGTATGCGGGCTGGTATCGACTTAATCGGCATTGTACTTTCAAGTGTTGTAATTCTCATCCTGTACCTTATTTACTACGAGCAGAACAATGCTGCTAAGCCGATTATTATATCGTGGTTTATCGCTGTTGTGCTGGTTGATACGGTTGCCTTGCTTGCACGCTTTGTTCTTGTGCCTAAAGCGGAAGGGCTACGGTATCTGCCGTTAAAAAATGAAACTGCCATGACAATTTATAAGTGGACGCAATGGATAAGTCGCATTGGGGCAATTGGACTGCTGATTTCATTTCTTATTCTTTTGCAAGGCGAAGCAGAACGCTGGTATTTGCTTTCACTGGCGATAACAGGCTTTGTTGTTGTCTGCGGTATTTCACTGTTGATTGTCTGGGAAGCACGAAACGGTACAGCAGCGTTACGCAGGGGCGCTCAGGAAGGGACATTGCGGTATCAGCTTGCAGGTATTTGGCATATAATGCTTGTGACGGCACTCTTTATAGGGTGGGGATGCTGGCTTGTTGTGCTTATGGTTCATGGTTCCAGCGCTGTTATTCCTGCCATCGCTACTATTTTGAGTGTTCCAGCATACTGCGTGATTAATTGGCTTGCGCAGCAGCTTGTTGATTGCATGAGTGGCGTGGCGCTACAGACAGGAACATGTACCTCAGCGGATATTTCTACCGAAATTTCAGCTTCTGACGACGTAAAGCCGGATGAAGATTTCGCAGAAAAAACAGACGCAAATTCAGAAAAACAAACTATTACAGCCGATCAAGACGCAATTACGACATCGGAGTCAACAGCTGTTGAGCCCAAAAAAGTAGCCTTTGACACACATATTTCAACAGC includes:
- a CDS encoding mechanosensitive ion channel family protein; this encodes MSIRNQIVIALLFILVGCLLVNVSRAAESAVPQIPENATSTQVDAILAGMSDEQVRALLIEELRKDIASAPATKTETNWAASFSAMLTKVHNRFEYLFGDAAQTAQDMPDVLYDAVSGSGKVPLEKLATGIVMLSLVWIVVRFLYRKKTQKLRKIIETTPKEWGFLRKVFRLCMRAGIDLIGIVLSSVVILILYLIYYEQNNAAKPIIISWFIAVVLVDTVALLARFVLVPKAEGLRYLPLKNETAMTIYKWTQWISRIGAIGLLISFLILLQGEAERWYLLSLAITGFVVVCGISLLIVWEARNGTAALRRGAQEGTLRYQLAGIWHIMLVTALFIGWGCWLVVLMVHGSSAVIPAIATILSVPAYCVINWLAQQLVDCMSGVALQTGTCTSADISTEISASDDVKPDEDFAEKTDANSEKQTITADQDAITTSESTAVEPKKVAFDTHISTAARFRNILKMSFRIAIFLVLFMALLYMWGIPVRVGLATAQSFIGILITVVVAYIVWAFISVAIERKINTHGVEEADTGGEGGGGGGDRFATLLQLFRKFLFGFLVIVVSLIILSSLGIDITPLLAGASVFGLAIGFGAQTLVKDIISGIFFLMDDAFRVNDYIQIGESMGTVEEISIRALKLRHHRGSLFTIPFGTISFVTNMSRGFAIMKLSYLVPFDTDVKKIKKIMKRINKEVREDPALDALLLDDIKSQGVKSIEQYGLRMRVKFMTKPGGQWNIRKVVYDKMRKIFKEEGIEFARPTVGVHVPDGEQLTPEQQQELSAKAQQLADDSAAAQAKSTA